One genomic window of Actinoplanes lobatus includes the following:
- a CDS encoding PNPOx family protein, protein MAEQTQTLRFQGAVNLLVRGLLRLPLVSRGIGRRLITLYVVGRRSGKRYTVPVAYTWHGNEILIGTPFAWARNLRTGSPVDVRYLGRRRTADVRVETGESEVVAAYEVIARDNRNFAGFNNIGYAADGTPNAEDLHRCWTQGARVIYLSISPS, encoded by the coding sequence ATGGCAGAGCAAACTCAGACTCTGAGGTTCCAGGGCGCGGTGAACCTGCTGGTCCGCGGCCTGCTGCGGCTCCCGCTGGTGTCCCGCGGCATCGGCCGGCGGCTGATCACGCTGTATGTGGTCGGCCGCCGGTCGGGTAAGCGGTACACGGTTCCGGTCGCCTACACGTGGCATGGGAACGAGATCCTGATCGGCACGCCGTTCGCGTGGGCGCGCAATCTACGGACCGGCTCACCGGTCGACGTCCGCTACCTGGGCCGGCGCCGGACCGCCGACGTCCGGGTGGAGACCGGTGAGTCCGAGGTGGTCGCCGCATACGAGGTGATCGCCCGGGACAACCGGAACTTCGCCGGCTTCAACAACATCGGGTACGCGGCGGACGGCACTCCGAACGCCGAGGACCTGCACCGATGCTGGACCCAGGGAGCACGCGTCATCTATCTCTCCATCAGTCCTTCGTAA
- a CDS encoding L-serine ammonia-lyase, producing the protein MTVSVFDLFSVGIGPSSSHTVGPMRAARMFAAHLAGVDHVTRVRAELFGSLGATGHGHGTPKAVLLGLTGADPETVDVTTADERAARIHAEGRLPLPHGPAVEVDLVLHRRRTLPEHPNGMTFAAFGADGTELLAKTYFSVGGGFVIPQNPAGVRETRARAAYAEVPYPFSSGAELLSLTRATGLSIARLMLANEAVARPEAEVRAGLLSIWQVMRECVAAGLDAEGVLPGSLKVRRRAAGIARQLRASGHRDELAMEWLTVYAMAVNEENAAGGRVVTAPTNGAAGIIPAVLHYSGAQGDDVVRFLLTAGAIGLLFKENASISGAEVGCQGEVGSACAMAAAGLAEVLGGTPEQVENAAEIGMEHNLGLTCDPVGGLVQIPCIERNGMAAVKAVTAARMALRGDGRHHVSLDKVIKTMKETGADMKIKYKETARGGLAVNVIEC; encoded by the coding sequence ATGACGGTCTCGGTCTTCGACCTGTTCTCCGTCGGGATCGGCCCGTCCAGTTCGCACACGGTCGGGCCGATGCGGGCGGCGCGCATGTTCGCCGCACATCTGGCCGGTGTCGACCACGTGACGCGGGTGCGGGCCGAGCTGTTCGGCTCGCTGGGCGCCACCGGTCACGGGCACGGCACGCCGAAGGCGGTGCTGCTGGGGCTCACCGGCGCCGATCCGGAGACGGTCGACGTGACGACCGCCGACGAGCGGGCCGCCCGCATCCACGCCGAGGGGCGGCTGCCGCTGCCGCACGGTCCGGCGGTGGAGGTGGATCTGGTGCTGCACCGGCGGCGGACGCTGCCGGAGCATCCCAACGGGATGACGTTCGCCGCCTTCGGCGCCGACGGCACGGAGCTGCTGGCCAAGACCTATTTCTCGGTCGGCGGCGGCTTCGTGATCCCGCAAAACCCTGCCGGCGTACGGGAGACGCGCGCGCGTGCGGCGTACGCGGAAGTCCCGTACCCCTTCTCGTCGGGTGCGGAACTGTTGTCGCTCACCCGGGCCACCGGTTTGTCGATCGCCCGGTTGATGCTGGCGAACGAGGCCGTCGCGCGGCCGGAGGCCGAGGTCCGCGCCGGGCTGCTGAGCATCTGGCAGGTGATGCGCGAATGTGTGGCGGCCGGCCTGGACGCCGAGGGTGTGCTGCCGGGCAGTTTGAAGGTGCGCCGCCGGGCGGCCGGGATCGCCCGGCAGCTACGGGCGTCGGGTCACCGTGACGAGCTGGCGATGGAGTGGCTGACCGTCTACGCGATGGCGGTGAACGAGGAGAACGCGGCCGGCGGCCGGGTGGTGACCGCGCCGACGAACGGTGCGGCCGGGATCATTCCGGCGGTGCTGCACTACTCGGGTGCGCAGGGCGATGACGTGGTGCGGTTCCTGTTGACGGCGGGTGCGATCGGCCTGCTGTTCAAGGAGAACGCGTCGATCTCGGGCGCCGAGGTGGGCTGTCAGGGCGAGGTGGGCTCGGCGTGCGCGATGGCCGCGGCCGGCCTGGCCGAGGTGCTCGGCGGCACCCCGGAGCAGGTGGAGAACGCCGCCGAGATCGGCATGGAACACAACCTGGGCCTCACCTGCGACCCGGTCGGCGGCCTCGTGCAGATCCCGTGCATCGAGCGCAACGGCATGGCCGCGGTCAAGGCGGTCACCGCCGCCAGGATGGCGCTGCGCGGCGACGGCCGCCACCACGTCTCCCTCGACAAGGTCATCAAGACCATGAAGGAGACCGGCGCCGACATGAAGATCAAGTACAAGGAGACGGCCCGCGGCGGTCTGGCCGTCAACGTCATCGAGTGCTGA
- the gcvH gene encoding glycine cleavage system protein GcvH, giving the protein MIPENLRYSRDHEWLTEGSPATVGVTAFAADALGDVVFVELPEPGTLVKAGDPCGEIESTKSVSEVYAPADGEIVEVNVTLSDEPGLINTDPYGAGWLFKLRVTGDADLLDAAGYTALVS; this is encoded by the coding sequence ATGATCCCCGAGAACCTGCGCTACAGCCGTGACCACGAGTGGCTGACCGAGGGCTCGCCGGCGACGGTCGGTGTGACGGCGTTCGCCGCCGATGCGCTCGGCGATGTCGTGTTCGTGGAGCTTCCGGAGCCGGGCACGCTGGTCAAGGCCGGTGACCCGTGCGGTGAGATCGAGTCGACGAAGTCGGTGAGCGAGGTCTACGCCCCCGCCGACGGTGAGATCGTCGAGGTCAACGTCACCCTGAGCGACGAGCCAGGCTTGATCAACACCGATCCGTACGGCGCGGGCTGGCTCTTCAAGCTCCGCGTGACCGGCGATGCGGACCTGCTGGACGCGGCCGGCTACACCGCCCTGGTGTCATGA
- the iscB gene encoding RNA-guided endonuclease IscB has product MLVLDKHGRPLQPCTPARARKLLAAGRAVVHRHTPFVIRLKDRTVQDSEIQGVEVGVDPGSKATGVAVFTTRAGARTGLLAIEIRHRGGQIRDKLTARAALRRGRRSRNLRYRAPRFNNRARPQGWLAPSLRHRVDTTMSWVDRLRRWTPVTQVHVETVAFDTQLLQNPTIQSTEYQAGELAGYEVREYLLEKWKRRCAYCNATGIPLNIDHIHPRARGGSDRIANLTLACVPCNQAKGSTPVDVFLTDRPAVLARILRQAKTPLRDAAAASSTRWALWRALTGTGLPVQVATGGRTKWNRHRTGAPKTHTLDALHTGALDTVVRWPNTTLVATSTGRGSYARTRSNRYGFPRLHLPRKKQVHGFATGDLVHAVVPTGVKRGTHTGRVAVRTTGKFNIRTTTRLVQGIHHRHIRLLQRADGWAYTRQPEGQPTHA; this is encoded by the coding sequence GTGCTCGTCCTCGACAAGCACGGCCGGCCACTACAACCGTGCACCCCCGCCCGTGCCCGCAAACTGCTCGCCGCCGGCCGCGCCGTCGTGCACCGGCACACCCCGTTCGTCATCCGCCTCAAAGACCGCACCGTGCAAGACTCTGAGATCCAGGGGGTCGAGGTCGGTGTGGACCCGGGGTCGAAGGCGACCGGCGTCGCCGTGTTCACCACGCGGGCCGGCGCCCGTACCGGGCTGCTCGCCATCGAAATCCGGCACCGGGGCGGGCAGATCCGCGACAAGCTGACCGCCCGGGCCGCGCTGCGCCGCGGCCGCCGGTCACGCAACCTGCGCTACCGGGCACCACGGTTCAACAACCGCGCCCGGCCGCAAGGCTGGCTCGCCCCGTCGCTGCGGCACCGGGTCGACACCACGATGTCGTGGGTTGACCGGCTGCGCCGGTGGACGCCGGTCACACAGGTGCACGTCGAGACGGTTGCGTTCGACACCCAGCTGCTGCAGAACCCCACCATTCAAAGTACGGAATATCAGGCCGGCGAACTCGCCGGGTACGAGGTCCGCGAGTACCTGCTCGAGAAATGGAAACGCCGCTGCGCCTACTGCAACGCCACGGGGATACCGCTCAACATCGACCACATCCACCCCAGAGCGCGAGGCGGCTCCGACCGGATCGCGAACCTCACCCTGGCATGCGTCCCCTGCAACCAGGCCAAAGGCTCCACACCGGTGGACGTGTTCCTCACCGACCGGCCCGCCGTGCTCGCCCGGATCCTGCGCCAGGCGAAGACACCGCTGCGCGACGCCGCCGCGGCGAGTTCGACCCGGTGGGCGTTGTGGCGGGCGCTGACCGGCACCGGCCTGCCGGTGCAGGTTGCTACCGGCGGCCGCACGAAATGGAACCGGCACCGCACCGGCGCACCGAAAACCCACACCCTCGACGCCCTGCACACCGGCGCGCTCGACACCGTCGTCCGCTGGCCGAACACGACGCTGGTCGCGACGTCAACGGGCCGGGGCAGCTACGCCCGCACCCGCAGCAACAGGTACGGCTTCCCCCGCCTACACCTACCCAGGAAGAAACAGGTCCACGGCTTCGCCACCGGCGACCTCGTCCACGCCGTCGTCCCGACCGGTGTCAAACGGGGCACGCACACCGGCCGGGTCGCCGTACGCACCACCGGCAAGTTCAACATCCGCACCACAACCAGACTGGTCCAAGGAATCCACCACCGGCACATCCGGCTACTGCAACGCGCTGACGGCTGGGCCTACACCCGCCAACCCGAAGGACAACCAACCCATGCCTGA
- the gcvT gene encoding glycine cleavage system aminomethyltransferase GcvT, which yields MRRTALFDVHSRLGASFTDFAGWSMPLRYGSDLAEHHTVRDGAGLFDLSHMGRIRVSGDPAFLDWALVGRMSAVKVGRAKYTMLCHTNGGVLDDLVVYRLAEREFLVVANAANAAVVRAMLGEHANGYDVRVDEQPGVLIAVQGPMSLDVLGTGADLPYYGIRPDRLDGREVLLARTGYTGEDGFEIYCSAGDAPAIWEWAAARGARPCGLACRDTLRLEAGMPLYGHELSVRSTPFHAGLGRVVALDKTDFVGAAALRSVAAAGPGTLLAGLVTEGRRAPRAGYRVLHEGTDVGVVTSGALSPTLGHPVAMAQVAAALAVPGTKLAVDIRGTRVDAEVVALPFYRRTR from the coding sequence GTGAGACGCACCGCGCTGTTCGACGTCCATTCCCGCCTGGGCGCGTCCTTCACCGATTTCGCCGGCTGGTCGATGCCGCTGCGCTACGGCAGTGATCTGGCCGAGCATCACACGGTCCGGGACGGCGCGGGCCTGTTCGATCTGAGCCACATGGGCCGGATCCGGGTGTCCGGCGATCCCGCCTTCCTGGACTGGGCTCTGGTCGGCCGGATGTCGGCGGTGAAGGTGGGTCGCGCCAAGTACACGATGCTGTGCCACACCAACGGCGGGGTTCTCGACGATCTGGTGGTCTACCGGCTGGCCGAGCGGGAGTTCCTGGTGGTGGCGAACGCCGCCAACGCCGCGGTGGTGCGGGCCATGCTGGGCGAGCATGCCAACGGGTACGACGTACGCGTCGACGAACAGCCCGGCGTCCTGATCGCGGTGCAGGGCCCGATGTCGCTGGACGTGCTCGGCACCGGCGCTGACCTGCCCTACTACGGCATCCGCCCGGACCGGCTGGACGGCCGGGAGGTGCTGCTGGCCCGTACCGGCTACACCGGCGAGGACGGTTTCGAGATCTACTGCTCGGCCGGCGACGCCCCGGCGATCTGGGAGTGGGCGGCCGCGCGTGGTGCCCGTCCTTGTGGGCTGGCCTGCCGGGACACGTTGCGCCTGGAGGCCGGGATGCCCCTGTACGGCCACGAGCTGTCGGTGCGCTCGACCCCGTTCCATGCCGGGCTGGGCCGGGTGGTGGCCCTGGACAAGACGGACTTCGTGGGCGCCGCGGCGTTGCGGTCGGTGGCCGCCGCGGGTCCGGGGACGCTGCTCGCCGGGCTGGTGACGGAGGGCCGCCGGGCGCCCCGGGCCGGTTACCGGGTGCTGCACGAGGGCACGGATGTGGGTGTGGTGACCAGTGGCGCCCTCTCCCCCACGCTCGGCCATCCGGTGGCGATGGCCCAGGTGGCGGCCGCTCTGGCCGTACCGGGAACGAAACTCGCCGTCGACATCCGCGGCACCCGGGTGGACGCCGAGGTCGTCGCCCTGCCCTTCTACCGTCGTACCCGCTGA
- a CDS encoding M48 family metallopeptidase → MTATPAIPSSACPRCTEATVTIGLRQPWCPACDWNLDQETPVLFGWRWVDRRLHRVASRLTEAQFAGIADGPLSPRTMTVARATTLTAAVVLLLGVFALGALGLWMLFADFFGLLTVLGVVLLGVAYLLRPRLGRLSALAGQGVIVEPGQAPHLYELVERVAVAVGAPKPQVLMIGSDLNAFTTAVGVRRTRVLCLGLPLWATLEPQERVALLGHELGHFVNGDIRRGPLTQVAESTLGEIARLFEPVAAPNNGGFIEYVASILAWVFGKIVSGVARALQLLLVWTSQRDSQRAEYLADEMAARAGGTDAALGLANHLVALVPIDTVVRREARAGNGMAAWYDATRAARANLRESLPLLRRISCHREVSLFASHPPSGFRVAMLERRPRQSAAVTLTDGDAARIDAELAVHEKTVRRELTY, encoded by the coding sequence GTGACAGCGACCCCCGCCATCCCGTCCTCCGCCTGCCCGCGATGCACGGAAGCCACCGTCACCATCGGTCTGCGCCAGCCGTGGTGCCCGGCCTGTGACTGGAACCTGGACCAGGAGACGCCGGTCCTGTTCGGCTGGCGATGGGTCGACCGCCGGTTGCACCGGGTGGCGAGCCGCCTGACCGAAGCACAGTTCGCCGGCATCGCCGACGGGCCGCTGTCGCCCCGGACGATGACGGTGGCCCGGGCGACCACCCTGACGGCGGCGGTCGTGCTGCTCCTCGGCGTGTTCGCCCTCGGGGCACTCGGCCTCTGGATGCTCTTCGCCGACTTCTTCGGGCTGCTCACGGTGCTTGGCGTCGTCCTGCTCGGCGTGGCCTACCTGCTGCGGCCGCGCCTGGGGCGGCTGTCCGCCCTGGCCGGCCAGGGCGTCATCGTGGAGCCCGGCCAGGCGCCGCACCTGTACGAACTGGTCGAACGCGTCGCCGTCGCGGTCGGGGCGCCGAAACCGCAGGTGCTGATGATCGGATCAGACCTGAACGCGTTCACCACCGCGGTCGGCGTACGCCGCACCCGGGTGCTCTGCCTCGGACTGCCGCTGTGGGCGACCCTCGAACCGCAGGAACGGGTGGCGCTGCTCGGCCACGAACTGGGTCACTTCGTGAACGGTGACATCCGGCGCGGCCCGCTGACACAGGTCGCCGAGTCGACCCTGGGCGAGATCGCCCGGCTCTTCGAGCCTGTCGCGGCGCCGAACAACGGCGGGTTCATCGAATACGTGGCCTCGATCCTCGCCTGGGTGTTCGGCAAGATCGTCTCCGGTGTGGCCCGGGCGCTGCAGTTGCTGCTCGTGTGGACGAGCCAGCGGGACTCGCAACGCGCGGAATACCTGGCCGACGAGATGGCCGCACGGGCAGGCGGCACGGACGCGGCGCTCGGCCTGGCGAACCACCTGGTGGCACTGGTGCCGATCGACACCGTGGTGCGCCGCGAAGCCCGCGCCGGCAACGGCATGGCGGCCTGGTACGACGCGACGCGCGCCGCGAGGGCGAACCTCCGGGAGAGTCTGCCGTTGCTGCGCCGGATCTCGTGCCACAGGGAGGTCTCGTTGTTCGCCTCGCACCCGCCCAGCGGGTTCCGCGTCGCGATGCTCGAACGGCGCCCCCGGCAGAGCGCCGCGGTGACACTCACCGACGGCGACGCCGCCCGCATCGACGCCGAACTCGCCGTGCACGAGAAGACGGTCCGGCGCGAGCTCACCTACTGA
- a CDS encoding VOC family protein has protein sequence MAVIAQISLGVEDGERAGTFWMRALGYVRRPPRWDGDDWIVIEPPPGVPGAPIAMDVSGTPVQEQPRIHFDVEADQGDLGAEVDRLLSLGARRVDWPYYPAPGERHPSEPPYVVLADPEGNRFCVSAPLISR, from the coding sequence ATGGCGGTCATCGCGCAGATCTCTCTCGGGGTAGAAGACGGTGAACGGGCCGGCACATTCTGGATGCGGGCGCTCGGGTACGTTCGCCGCCCGCCCCGCTGGGACGGCGACGACTGGATTGTGATCGAGCCGCCGCCCGGTGTGCCGGGAGCCCCGATCGCGATGGACGTCAGTGGGACGCCGGTGCAGGAGCAGCCGCGGATCCACTTCGACGTCGAGGCCGACCAGGGTGATCTCGGCGCCGAGGTCGACCGGCTGCTGTCGCTGGGAGCGCGGCGGGTCGACTGGCCGTACTATCCGGCGCCGGGCGAACGGCACCCGTCCGAGCCGCCGTACGTGGTCCTGGCCGACCCGGAGGGCAACCGGTTCTGCGTGAGCGCCCCGCTGATCAGTAGGTGA
- a CDS encoding class I SAM-dependent methyltransferase produces the protein MLDELRRLTESITEAEARRTQIINRLRREHAASWDEIGKACGMTRQGATRRWSRTLHAGSFGSAADAYHRGRPPYPRSAVEWSVPRPARRVLDLGAGTGKLTQLLIEAGLDVVAVEPSAEMRDQLAAVAPKAAIFDGAAEQIPLPDADVDAIVAAQAWHWVDPARAVPEAARVLRPGGTLSLIWNIRDHTEEWVALLDNILHQHSRQEIDTNPVIGTPFAGLERTEIRWRHTLNRQALLDMVASRSYVIVLSEPERRDLLAGVEDLLDTHPSTRGRDEITMPYVTRCTRAHLQP, from the coding sequence ATGCTGGATGAACTACGACGCCTCACCGAGTCGATCACCGAGGCGGAGGCCCGCCGCACCCAGATCATCAACCGGCTCCGGCGCGAACACGCCGCCAGCTGGGACGAGATCGGCAAAGCCTGCGGCATGACCCGGCAGGGCGCCACCCGCCGCTGGTCCAGGACACTGCACGCCGGATCCTTCGGCAGCGCCGCCGACGCCTACCACCGCGGCCGCCCGCCCTACCCGCGCTCCGCCGTCGAATGGTCCGTCCCCCGCCCGGCCCGCCGCGTCCTCGACCTGGGCGCCGGCACCGGAAAACTCACCCAGCTGCTGATCGAGGCCGGCCTCGACGTGGTCGCCGTCGAACCGTCCGCCGAGATGCGCGACCAGCTCGCCGCCGTCGCCCCCAAGGCCGCGATCTTCGACGGCGCCGCCGAACAGATCCCGCTTCCCGACGCCGACGTGGACGCCATCGTCGCCGCCCAGGCCTGGCACTGGGTCGACCCGGCCCGCGCCGTCCCCGAGGCGGCCCGCGTGCTGCGCCCCGGCGGCACGCTCAGCCTCATCTGGAACATCCGCGACCACACCGAGGAGTGGGTCGCCCTCCTCGACAACATCCTCCACCAGCACAGCCGCCAGGAGATCGACACCAACCCCGTCATCGGTACGCCGTTCGCCGGCCTCGAACGCACCGAGATCCGCTGGCGGCACACCCTGAACCGGCAGGCGCTGCTGGACATGGTCGCCTCCCGCAGCTACGTGATCGTCCTGTCCGAACCGGAACGCCGCGACCTGCTGGCCGGCGTGGAGGACCTCCTCGACACCCACCCGAGCACCCGCGGCCGTGACGAGATCACCATGCCGTACGTGACCCGCTGCACCCGAGCACACCTCCAGCCCTGA
- a CDS encoding HflX-like GTP-binding protein, producing MKQYRGIDDPLDGAAVVVAGLFSARDKRYQERLDELAALAESRGSRVVGRFVQRRGASDRWNERPGGAARMSEPFSRRTLMTHGKIREIAEACRTADVAAAIFVNPLTPIQRTVLTRLLGCQVLTADDLRLA from the coding sequence GTGAAGCAGTACCGCGGCATCGACGACCCGCTCGACGGCGCCGCCGTCGTGGTCGCCGGTCTGTTCTCGGCCAGGGACAAGCGCTACCAGGAACGACTCGACGAACTCGCCGCCCTGGCCGAGTCCCGCGGCAGTCGCGTGGTGGGCCGGTTCGTGCAGCGGCGCGGCGCCTCCGACCGCTGGAACGAACGCCCCGGCGGCGCGGCCCGCATGTCCGAGCCCTTCTCCCGCCGCACGCTGATGACCCACGGCAAGATCCGCGAGATCGCCGAGGCCTGCCGGACGGCGGACGTGGCCGCCGCGATCTTCGTGAATCCCCTGACGCCCATCCAGCGAACCGTCCTGACCCGCCTCCTCGGCTGCCAGGTCCTCACCGCCGACGACCTGAGGCTCGCCTGA
- a CDS encoding sulfite exporter TauE/SafE family protein has translation MSPSVAVLCGIVLAGSSVQRLSGMGFALVAAPALVLLLGPGDGVGLANCAAAAISLIGLVGGWRRVRVASMVPLVVAAACTVPVGAWLAAELPEPVLLTIMGVLVTGAVLTVMAGARAPALRGRRGAVAAGTVSGFMNSAAGVGGPAVSLYAVNAGWTVREFVPNAQFYGLIVNVLSIAAKGPPTLAAPVWLLAGTAMAAGVLVGAMLAGRVPERRARRLVLLLALAGGLATVGKGVTAW, from the coding sequence GTGAGTCCGTCGGTCGCCGTCCTGTGCGGGATCGTCCTGGCGGGATCGTCGGTGCAGCGGCTCAGCGGAATGGGTTTCGCCCTGGTGGCCGCGCCGGCGCTGGTGCTGCTGCTGGGCCCGGGTGACGGGGTGGGGCTCGCCAACTGCGCGGCCGCGGCGATCAGCCTGATCGGCCTGGTGGGCGGCTGGCGGCGGGTCCGGGTGGCGTCGATGGTCCCGCTGGTCGTCGCCGCCGCCTGCACCGTACCGGTCGGCGCCTGGCTGGCCGCCGAGCTTCCCGAGCCGGTGCTGCTGACCATCATGGGCGTCCTGGTGACGGGGGCCGTGCTGACGGTGATGGCCGGGGCCCGCGCGCCCGCCCTGCGCGGCAGGCGCGGGGCGGTGGCGGCGGGCACCGTGTCCGGTTTCATGAACTCGGCGGCCGGGGTGGGTGGCCCCGCCGTCTCCCTGTACGCCGTGAACGCCGGCTGGACCGTCCGCGAGTTCGTGCCGAACGCCCAGTTCTACGGCCTGATCGTGAACGTCCTCTCGATCGCCGCGAAGGGCCCGCCCACCCTGGCGGCCCCGGTGTGGCTGCTGGCCGGCACGGCGATGGCGGCCGGCGTCCTAGTCGGCGCGATGCTGGCCGGGCGGGTTCCGGAGCGGCGGGCACGCCGTCTGGTTCTGCTGCTGGCCCTCGCGGGTGGGCTCGCCACCGTCGGCAAGGGCGTGACCGCCTGGTGA
- a CDS encoding DUF4240 domain-containing protein — protein sequence MSVERFWNLVEAARASVEEPSDGDQVGERARQLLDELPLEEVAELARAEWELRARSYRVDLWGAAYLINGGCSDDGFEYFRGWLMSQGREVFERAVADPDTLADVPAVQAGQDLESEEMFGVANLVYWEHTGEALPDRADYPALPEFWDFDDDDEVRRRFPRLNVIVD from the coding sequence GTGAGTGTGGAGAGATTCTGGAACCTGGTGGAAGCGGCCCGCGCCTCGGTGGAGGAGCCGTCGGACGGCGACCAGGTGGGTGAGCGGGCGCGGCAGCTGCTCGATGAGCTGCCGCTGGAGGAGGTGGCCGAGCTGGCGCGGGCCGAGTGGGAGCTGCGGGCGCGGTCCTACCGGGTGGATCTGTGGGGTGCCGCCTACCTGATCAACGGCGGATGCTCGGACGACGGATTCGAGTACTTCCGCGGCTGGCTGATGTCGCAGGGCCGGGAGGTCTTCGAACGGGCCGTCGCCGATCCGGACACCCTCGCCGACGTGCCGGCCGTCCAGGCAGGGCAGGATCTCGAGTCGGAGGAGATGTTCGGCGTCGCCAACCTCGTCTACTGGGAGCACACCGGCGAGGCGCTGCCGGATCGGGCGGACTATCCGGCGCTGCCCGAATTCTGGGACTTCGACGACGATGACGAGGTGCGCCGCCGCTTCCCGCGCCTGAACGTCATCGTGGACTGA
- a CDS encoding M20/M25/M40 family metallo-hydrolase: protein MSTRRTILVAGAATAAGVAVPGPAAASAPDRELQRILREIDHRRIEAVVRRLVSFGTRHTLSVQDDPNRGIGAARDWIFAELQGYAAASGGRMTVEQQSFIQPISPRVPAPTRITNVIATLRGSVTPERIYVVTGHYDSRVTDVMDAVKDAPGADDDASGVAVIMELARVLATRQPEATLVFAAVAGEEQGLYGSDHMAQQFKDAGADIQGMFSNDIVGTGDAHDGTRNDPRTVRLFVEGVPTSETAAEANVRRSVGGENDGPSRQLGRFVKGAEPDGMNVRVIWRRDRYLRGSDHISFLLRGYPAARFTEPRENFNHEHQDVRVENGIQYGDLPEFCDFAYIARVARVNAAALWSLAQAPGTPKGVVIDTTRLTNDTTLRWQPGTEPDLAGYELVWRETTASDWQHTLPVGKVDTVTVDLSKDNVFFGVRAVDTAGHRSPVAAPKPSS from the coding sequence ATGTCCACGAGACGTACGATCCTGGTGGCGGGTGCGGCGACAGCCGCCGGCGTCGCCGTTCCCGGCCCGGCCGCGGCCTCCGCCCCCGACCGTGAGCTGCAACGGATCCTCCGCGAGATCGACCACCGGCGGATCGAGGCGGTCGTCCGCAGACTGGTTTCCTTCGGCACCCGGCACACCCTGTCCGTGCAGGACGACCCGAACCGCGGCATCGGCGCCGCCCGCGACTGGATCTTCGCCGAGTTGCAGGGGTATGCCGCGGCCAGCGGCGGCCGGATGACCGTCGAACAGCAGTCGTTCATTCAGCCGATCTCACCCCGGGTCCCGGCGCCGACCCGGATCACCAACGTCATCGCCACCCTGCGCGGCAGCGTCACCCCGGAACGGATCTACGTCGTCACCGGCCACTACGACTCCCGGGTCACCGACGTCATGGACGCGGTCAAGGACGCCCCGGGCGCCGACGACGACGCCTCCGGCGTGGCGGTGATCATGGAACTGGCCCGGGTGCTCGCCACCCGGCAACCGGAGGCGACGCTGGTGTTCGCGGCGGTCGCCGGTGAGGAACAGGGACTCTACGGCTCCGACCACATGGCCCAGCAGTTCAAGGACGCCGGCGCCGACATCCAGGGCATGTTCAGCAACGACATCGTCGGCACCGGTGACGCCCACGACGGCACCCGCAACGACCCGCGTACCGTCCGGCTCTTCGTCGAAGGCGTACCCACCTCGGAGACCGCCGCCGAAGCCAACGTCCGCCGCAGCGTCGGCGGCGAGAACGACGGCCCGTCCCGCCAGCTCGGCCGCTTCGTCAAGGGCGCCGAACCCGACGGCATGAACGTCCGCGTCATCTGGCGCCGCGACCGCTACCTGCGCGGCAGCGACCACATCTCCTTCCTGCTGCGCGGCTATCCCGCCGCCCGCTTCACCGAGCCACGAGAAAACTTCAACCACGAACACCAGGACGTACGGGTGGAGAACGGCATCCAGTACGGCGACCTGCCCGAGTTCTGCGACTTCGCCTACATCGCCCGCGTGGCCCGGGTCAACGCCGCCGCCCTCTGGTCGCTCGCCCAGGCGCCCGGCACCCCGAAGGGTGTCGTCATCGACACCACCCGGCTCACCAACGACACCACCCTGCGCTGGCAGCCCGGCACCGAACCGGATCTGGCCGGGTACGAACTGGTGTGGCGCGAGACGACCGCCTCCGACTGGCAGCACACCCTGCCGGTCGGCAAGGTCGACACGGTCACCGTCGACCTGTCCAAGGACAACGTCTTCTTCGGCGTACGGGCGGTCGACACGGCCGGCCACCGCAGCCCCGTCGCCGCCCCGAAACCGTCCTCCTGA